The following coding sequences are from one Solea solea chromosome 11, fSolSol10.1, whole genome shotgun sequence window:
- the LOC131467993 gene encoding NUAK family SNF1-like kinase 1, with translation MGRREADGRGAVNTSDRSEELGCLQNASSHGHRAREESLSRRQLDRQRQPERMEATVTSEPVEVKKHQHKHNLKHRYEVMETLGKGTYGKVKRALERASLKTVAIKSIRKERITDDLDKIHIQREIEITSSLRHANIIRFHEVFESRDKIVIVMEYASRGELYDYIQERRRLSETEARGIFRQITSAVHYCHKNGVVHRDLKLENILLDQDFNVKLADFGLSNHFQRGSLLQTYCGSPLYAAPEIVKGLPYQGPEVDCWALGVLLYALVYSSMPFDGASHATLTEQISQGRYHRPNPPSDACALIDWLLTVRTDERATIEDVANHWWVNWGYEESVCDCPSPPHQECPSPLLARYIDWQNRVATAGNNMTADASSARRSHHHFYFSLPLKSDRGAGRTRGGGMSSLRKSRKENAIPQTAQGACGGACPTAASSTVVTSTFERKKPKGILKPQWSIDSVFHSPPKENSPSQLCNSSPQTCRTHALAHTRAEVLSTSLPSPTTFSQPSSKMPKKGILKNMYGGESASERRGSGVGVKETIAGDSCTYKQHSRLPAVEDSPTMRTEAVRRRKGILKRNGKFSRSLDLPDDLHLSSPTAAPAMFPEALQQLLHTTGGIEGRRSRPSSVVSEDSIFSSDSFDLLDLSAQSRRRIFSRGKQRSAGSSEEEPEPLTAEADSVNEDRGRRRGALT, from the exons ATGGGCAGACGCGAAGCAGACGGCAGAGGCGCAGTGAACACCAGCGACCGCTCCGAGGAGCTCGGTTGTCTCCAGAACGCCTCGTCTCACGGCCACCGAGCCCGGGAGGAGTCACTGTCCCGGAGGCAGctggacagacagaggcagcCGGAGAGAATGGAGGCGACTGTCACATCCGAGCCCGTGGAAGTGAAGAAGCAccagcacaaacacaacttGAAGCACCGCTATGAGGTGATGGAGACTCTGGGAAAAGGCACCTACGGCAAAGTGAAGAGGGCGCTGGAGAGGGCGAGTCTGAAGACG GTGGCAATCAAGTCAATTCGCAAGGAGCGTATCACTGATGACCTGGACAAAATTCACATCCAGAGAGAGATCGAGATCACCTCCTCGCTCAGACACGCAAACATCATACGCTTCCACGAGG TGTTCGAGAGCCGGGATAAGATTGTGATCGTGATGGAGTACGCCAGCCGAGGAGAGCTGTACGATTACAtccaggagaggaggagactgtCAGAGACAGAAGCCAGAGGCATCTTCAGGCAAATCACATCTGCCGTCCACTACTGCCACAAG AATGGCGTGGTGCACCGCGACCTCAAACTGGAGAACATCCTGTTAGACCAAGACTTCAACGTAAAG CTGGCTGACTTTGGCCTCTCCAATCATTTCCAGCGGGGCTCTCTGTTGCAGACCTACTGTGGAAGTCCTCTCTATGCGGCGCCAGAGATAGTGAAAGGGCTGCCATACCAGGGACCAGAG GTGGACTGCTGGGCTCTGGGTGTGTTGCTCTACGCTCTGGTGTACAGCAGCATGCCGTTTGATGGCGCCAGTCACGCCACACTCACTGAGCAGATCAGCCAAGGTCGCTATCACAGACCCAACCCCCCCTCAG ACGCCTGCGCTCTTATCGACTGGTTGTTGACGGTGCGCACGGACgagagagccacgatagagGACGTAGCCAACCACTGGTGGGTGAACTGGGGTTatgaagagagtgtgtgtgactgcccTTCACCTCCGCACCAAGAGTGCCCCTCCCCCCTGCTGGCTCGCTACATCGACTGGCAGAATCGGGTCGCCACTGCCGGCAACAACATGACGGCTGACGCGTCCTCGGCCCGGCGCTCTCACCACCACTTTTACTTTAGCCTACCTCTGAAGAGCGATCGTGGTGCAGGGAGGACACGTGGAGGAGGGATGTCGAGCCTCAGGAAGTCACGCAAGGAGAACGCAATTCCCCAGACTGCACAGGGAGCATGTGGTGGCGCTTGTCCCACAGCTGCCTCCTCTACTGTGGTCACTTCCACTTTTGAACGAAAGAAACCCAAAGGGATTCTGAAACCCCAGTGGAGCATTGACTCCGTGTTTCACAGTCCTCCGAAGGAAAACTCTCCCTCCCAGCTGTGTAATTCTTCTCCACAGACTTGTCGAACACATGCACTTGCCCACACTCGTGCTGAGGTGCTGTCCACCAGCCTGCCGTCCCCCACAACATTCAGTCAGCCCTCATCTAAAATGCCCAAAAAGGGGATACTAAAGAACATGTATGGAGGGGAGTCTGCCTCAGAAAGAAGGGGCTCTGGAGTAGGAGTTAAAGAGACCATTGCAGGAGATTCGTGCACCTACAAACAGCACAGTCGCCTCCCAGCAGTAGAAGATAGTCCCACCATGCGCACAGAGGCAGTAAGACGAAGGAAGGGCATTCTGAAACGTAACGGCAAGTTTTCACGCAGCCTGGACCTTCCCGATGACCTCCACCTGTCGTCTCCCACTGCAGCCCCTGCAATGTTCCCTGAGGCTttgcagcagctcctccacacCACCGGGGGCATCGAGGGCCGACGTAGCCGACCCTCCAGTGTGGTGAGTGAGGACAGCATCTTCTCTTCCGATTCCTTTGACCTGCTGGACCTCAGTGCCCAGTCACGACGCAGGATTTTCTCTCGGGGGAAGCAGCGCAGCGCCGGCAGCTCGGAGGAGGAGCCTGAGCCGCTGACAGCCGAGGCGGACAGTGTCAATGAAGACAGAGGCAGACGGAGAGGAGCGCTCACGTAA
- the LOC131468654 gene encoding deoxynucleoside triphosphate triphosphohydrolase SAMHD1-like isoform X2 translates to MASRKRPLEQNSSPGVCWKTPEKRALVVGLQDSDYSQWGVEETCQYLRREGLVEWEDTFRAQNITGVGMRYLEEPDLEKIGVKCLGDRLQILHSLRKLWQIAGEPTKVFNDPVHGHVELHPLLIKIIDTPQFQRLRNIKQLGGTYFVFPGASHNRFEHSIGVGYLAGQLVQALNERQPELLISRRDILCVQIAGLCHDLGHGPFSHMFDGTFIPKARPGIKWKHETASLAMFDYLVKDNDLKPVMEQHGLVLPEDLVFIKEQIAGPLDLNGDQEKAANSASVKKPWRYRGRPEDKSFLYEIVSNKNTGIDVDKWDYFARDCHHLGIQNNFDYRRFLKFARVCEVEGQKNICTRDKEVGNLYDMFHTRNCLHRRAYQHKVGNIIETMITEAFLKADPYIQIEGSGGKTFTLSGAIDDMEAYTKLTDHVFEQILHSSSKELAEARQILRNIVCRRLYKCLGRTHPQEPLEVVTEEKKNIWKKELAEAFPQNNTRGVNLNPEDFEISVIGMDYGMKEKNPINKVRFYCKEDPTKAIKIVKKQVSKLLPEQFAEQLITVYFKKTDDTSLDAAKKHFVKWCMDMDFTKPQEVMP, encoded by the exons ATGGCGAGTCGAAAGCGACCTTTAGAGCAAAACTCGAGCCCCGGTGTCTGCTGGAAAACGCCGGAGAAGAGAGCACTGGTGGTCGGGCTGCAGGACTCCGACTACTCGCAGTGGGGAGTCGAGGAAACGTGTCAGTACCTACGAAGAGAAGGTCTTGTAGAGTGGGAAGACACATTCAGAG cacaaaacatcacaggaGTCGGGATGAGGTATCTGGAGGAACCTGATCTGGAGAAGATTGGAGTGAA GTGCCTTGGTGACCGTCTGCAGATCCTGCACAGTCTCAGGAAGCTATGGCAGATAGCAGGGGAGCCAACCAAG GTGTTCAATGATCCAGTTCATGGACATGTGGAGTTGCACCCTCTTCTCATCAAAATCATAGACACACCTCAGTTCCAGAGGCTGCGCAACATCAAGCAGCTTGGAGGGACCTACTTTGTTTTCCCCGGAGCATCACACAACCGATTTGAACACTCCATTGG ggtTGGTTACCTGGCAGGGCAACTTGTACAAGCTCTTAATGAGAGGCAGCCAGAACTCCTCATCTCTCGCAGAGACATCCTTTGTGTGCAGATCGCTGGGCTCTGCCATGACCTCG GCCATGGACCATTTTCCCATATGTTTGATGGGACGTTCATCCCAAAGGCACGTCCAGGAATTAAGTGGAAG CACGAGACTGCCTCATTAGCCATGTTTGATTACCTGGTCAAAGACAATGACTTAAAGCCGGTGATGGAGCAGCATGGCCTGGTGTTGCCAGAGGACCTGGTCTTCATCAAGGAACAGATCGCAGGACCACTGGACCTTAACGGAGATCAAGAGAAAGCTGCAAATTCTGCCAGTGTGAAAAAACCT TGGCGGTACAGAGGCCGCCCAGAAGACAAGTCCTTTCTCTATGAAATTGTGTCCAACAAAAACACGGGCATCGATGTGGACAAGTGGGACTACTTTGCCAG ggACTGCCACCACCTGGGCATCCAAAACAACTTTGACTACCGCCGCTTCCTCAAGTTTGCCCGAGTGTGCGAGGTGGAAGGGCAGAAGAACATCTGTACACGAGACAAG GAGGTGGGTAATCTGTACGACATGTTCCACACCAGGAACTGTCTCCACAGAAGAGCTTATCAGCACAAGGTTGGCAACATCATAGAGACCAT GATCACGGAGGCCTTTTTAAAAGCAGATCCATACATTCAGATTGAAGGCTCAGGAGGGAAGACCTTCACTCTCTCCGGTGCCATAGACGACATGGAGGCTTACACCAAACTGACAG ATCATGTGTTTGAACAAATACTCCACTCGTCCTCCAAAGAACTGGCCGAGGCCAGGCAGATTCTTCGCAACATTGTCTGTCGACGCCTCTACAAGTGTCTGGGCCGAACTCACCCGCAGGAACCTCTGGAGGTCGTCACCGag gagaagaaaaacatctgGAAAAAAGAACTGGCAGAGGCCTTTCCTCAGAACAACACTCGGGGTGTCAATCTAAACCCCGAGGACTTTGAAATAAGT GTCATTGGTATGGACTATGGAATGAAGGAAAAGAACCCCATCAACAAAGTGCGTTTCTACTGCAAGGAAGACCCAACTAAAGCCATCAAGATAGTCAAGAAACAG GTGTCAAAACTCCTGCCAGAGCAGTTTGCTGAGCAGCTGATCACGGTCTATTTCAAGAAGACTGATGACACCAGTCTGGACGCTGCCAAGAAGCACTTTGTCAAGTGGTGCATGGACATGGACTTCACAAAGCCTCAG gaagtgatgccgtag
- the LOC131468654 gene encoding deoxynucleoside triphosphate triphosphohydrolase SAMHD1-like isoform X1, with protein MASRKRPLEQNSSPGVCWKTPEKRALVVGLQDSDYSQWGVEETCQYLRREGLVEWEDTFRAQNITGVGMRYLEEPDLEKIGVKCLGDRLQILHSLRKLWQIAGEPTKVFNDPVHGHVELHPLLIKIIDTPQFQRLRNIKQLGGTYFVFPGASHNRFEHSIGVGYLAGQLVQALNERQPELLISRRDILCVQIAGLCHDLGHGPFSHMFDGTFIPKARPGIKWKHETASLAMFDYLVKDNDLKPVMEQHGLVLPEDLVFIKEQIAGPLDLNGDQEKAANSASVKKPWRYRGRPEDKSFLYEIVSNKNTGIDVDKWDYFARDCHHLGIQNNFDYRRFLKFARVCEVEGQKNICTRDKEVGNLYDMFHTRNCLHRRAYQHKVGNIIETMITEAFLKADPYIQIEGSGGKTFTLSGAIDDMEAYTKLTDHVFEQILHSSSKELAEARQILRNIVCRRLYKCLGRTHPQEPLEVVTEEKKNIWKKELAEAFPQNNTRGVNLNPEDFEISVIGMDYGMKEKNPINKVRFYCKEDPTKAIKIVKKQVSKLLPEQFAEQLITVYFKKTDDTSLDAAKKHFVKWCMDMDFTKPQDGDIIAPELTPLKASWSNQSQEEDGSCSTDSFRAKTKLSF; from the exons ATGGCGAGTCGAAAGCGACCTTTAGAGCAAAACTCGAGCCCCGGTGTCTGCTGGAAAACGCCGGAGAAGAGAGCACTGGTGGTCGGGCTGCAGGACTCCGACTACTCGCAGTGGGGAGTCGAGGAAACGTGTCAGTACCTACGAAGAGAAGGTCTTGTAGAGTGGGAAGACACATTCAGAG cacaaaacatcacaggaGTCGGGATGAGGTATCTGGAGGAACCTGATCTGGAGAAGATTGGAGTGAA GTGCCTTGGTGACCGTCTGCAGATCCTGCACAGTCTCAGGAAGCTATGGCAGATAGCAGGGGAGCCAACCAAG GTGTTCAATGATCCAGTTCATGGACATGTGGAGTTGCACCCTCTTCTCATCAAAATCATAGACACACCTCAGTTCCAGAGGCTGCGCAACATCAAGCAGCTTGGAGGGACCTACTTTGTTTTCCCCGGAGCATCACACAACCGATTTGAACACTCCATTGG ggtTGGTTACCTGGCAGGGCAACTTGTACAAGCTCTTAATGAGAGGCAGCCAGAACTCCTCATCTCTCGCAGAGACATCCTTTGTGTGCAGATCGCTGGGCTCTGCCATGACCTCG GCCATGGACCATTTTCCCATATGTTTGATGGGACGTTCATCCCAAAGGCACGTCCAGGAATTAAGTGGAAG CACGAGACTGCCTCATTAGCCATGTTTGATTACCTGGTCAAAGACAATGACTTAAAGCCGGTGATGGAGCAGCATGGCCTGGTGTTGCCAGAGGACCTGGTCTTCATCAAGGAACAGATCGCAGGACCACTGGACCTTAACGGAGATCAAGAGAAAGCTGCAAATTCTGCCAGTGTGAAAAAACCT TGGCGGTACAGAGGCCGCCCAGAAGACAAGTCCTTTCTCTATGAAATTGTGTCCAACAAAAACACGGGCATCGATGTGGACAAGTGGGACTACTTTGCCAG ggACTGCCACCACCTGGGCATCCAAAACAACTTTGACTACCGCCGCTTCCTCAAGTTTGCCCGAGTGTGCGAGGTGGAAGGGCAGAAGAACATCTGTACACGAGACAAG GAGGTGGGTAATCTGTACGACATGTTCCACACCAGGAACTGTCTCCACAGAAGAGCTTATCAGCACAAGGTTGGCAACATCATAGAGACCAT GATCACGGAGGCCTTTTTAAAAGCAGATCCATACATTCAGATTGAAGGCTCAGGAGGGAAGACCTTCACTCTCTCCGGTGCCATAGACGACATGGAGGCTTACACCAAACTGACAG ATCATGTGTTTGAACAAATACTCCACTCGTCCTCCAAAGAACTGGCCGAGGCCAGGCAGATTCTTCGCAACATTGTCTGTCGACGCCTCTACAAGTGTCTGGGCCGAACTCACCCGCAGGAACCTCTGGAGGTCGTCACCGag gagaagaaaaacatctgGAAAAAAGAACTGGCAGAGGCCTTTCCTCAGAACAACACTCGGGGTGTCAATCTAAACCCCGAGGACTTTGAAATAAGT GTCATTGGTATGGACTATGGAATGAAGGAAAAGAACCCCATCAACAAAGTGCGTTTCTACTGCAAGGAAGACCCAACTAAAGCCATCAAGATAGTCAAGAAACAG GTGTCAAAACTCCTGCCAGAGCAGTTTGCTGAGCAGCTGATCACGGTCTATTTCAAGAAGACTGATGACACCAGTCTGGACGCTGCCAAGAAGCACTTTGTCAAGTGGTGCATGGACATGGACTTCACAAAGCCTCAG